In Burkholderia sp. NRF60-BP8, a single window of DNA contains:
- the minC gene encoding septum site-determining protein MinC, whose product MSLKKSPFFELRSGSVDTLLFTVKTTDLDALRTELVKRFEATPEFFADDVVAIDVRRLADGERVALADIRQMLNDVRMRPVGVVALATQGWAGEAGLPLLEARDRRAPAKPADEAEPAAVPAAETAAAAATAAAPEQSSEPAPTLSQAGGQTLVIDRPLRSGQQIYAKGDLVVLAPVSHGAEIIAEGNIHIYAPLRGRALAGVHGNHDARIFCTCLEPELISIAGIYRTTENPLPADVLGKSVQIRLEEEKLMIEPLRLT is encoded by the coding sequence ATGTCGCTTAAAAAATCGCCATTCTTCGAGCTGCGCAGCGGATCGGTCGATACGTTGCTGTTCACCGTGAAGACGACCGATCTCGATGCGTTGCGTACCGAACTGGTCAAGCGCTTCGAAGCGACTCCCGAGTTTTTCGCCGACGATGTCGTCGCGATCGACGTCCGCCGCCTGGCTGACGGCGAACGCGTCGCGCTCGCGGACATCCGGCAGATGCTGAACGACGTGCGGATGCGTCCGGTGGGCGTCGTCGCACTGGCAACGCAGGGCTGGGCGGGGGAAGCCGGCCTGCCGTTGCTGGAGGCGCGCGATCGCCGCGCGCCGGCCAAACCTGCCGACGAAGCGGAACCGGCGGCCGTGCCAGCCGCCGAGACCGCCGCCGCTGCGGCAACCGCAGCGGCGCCCGAACAGTCGTCGGAGCCCGCGCCGACGCTCTCGCAGGCCGGCGGCCAGACGCTGGTGATCGACCGGCCGCTGCGTTCGGGGCAGCAGATTTACGCGAAAGGAGACCTCGTGGTGCTCGCGCCGGTCAGTCACGGCGCGGAAATCATCGCGGAAGGCAATATCCACATCTACGCGCCGTTGCGCGGCCGCGCGCTCGCGGGCGTGCACGGCAATCACGACGCGCGCATTTTCTGCACGTGTCTCGAACCGGAACTGATTTCGATCGCGGGTATCTATCGAACGACCGAGAACCCGCTGCCCGCCGACGTACTGGGCAAATCGGTGCAGATCCGGCTCGAAGAGGAAAAACTGATGATCGAACCGCTGCGCCTGACGTGA
- the minD gene encoding septum site-determining protein MinD: MAKIIVVTSGKGGVGKTTTSASFASGLALRGHKTAVIDFDVGLRNLDLIMGCERRVVYDLVNVIQGEANLNQALIKDKKCENLFILPASQTRDKDALTRDGVEKVLNDLVAMDFEYIVCDSPAGIEAGALHAMYFADEALIVTNPEVSSVRDSDRILGILSSKTKRATEGKEPIKEHLLITRYSPKRVSEGEMLSLEDISEILRIKLIGVVPESEAVLHASNQGLPAVHIDGTDVAEAYKDVVARFLGEDKPLRFTDYQKPGLLQRLFGSK; the protein is encoded by the coding sequence ATGGCAAAAATCATCGTGGTGACCTCGGGCAAGGGCGGCGTGGGCAAGACGACGACGAGCGCGAGCTTCGCGTCGGGCCTCGCGCTGCGCGGCCACAAGACGGCCGTGATCGACTTCGACGTCGGCCTGCGCAACCTCGATCTCATCATGGGCTGCGAGCGTCGCGTCGTGTACGACCTCGTGAACGTGATCCAGGGCGAAGCGAACCTGAACCAGGCGCTGATCAAGGACAAGAAGTGCGAGAACCTGTTCATCCTGCCGGCGTCGCAGACGCGCGACAAGGATGCGCTGACGCGCGACGGCGTCGAGAAGGTGCTGAACGACCTCGTCGCGATGGACTTCGAATACATCGTCTGCGATTCGCCGGCCGGTATCGAGGCGGGCGCGCTGCACGCGATGTACTTCGCGGACGAAGCGCTGATCGTCACGAACCCGGAAGTGTCGTCGGTACGCGACTCGGATCGCATTCTCGGCATCCTGTCGTCGAAGACGAAGCGCGCGACCGAAGGCAAGGAGCCGATCAAGGAACACCTGCTGATCACGCGTTACAGCCCGAAGCGCGTGAGCGAGGGCGAGATGCTGTCGCTCGAGGACATCAGCGAGATCCTGCGCATCAAGCTGATCGGCGTGGTGCCCGAGTCGGAGGCCGTGCTGCACGCATCGAACCAGGGTCTGCCGGCCGTGCACATCGACGGCACCGACGTCGCGGAAGCGTACAAGGACGTCGTCGCGCGCTTTCTCGGCGAGGACAAGCCGCTGCGCTTCACCGATTACCAGAAGCCGGGCCTGCTGCAGCGCCTCTTCGGCAGCAAGTAA
- the minE gene encoding cell division topological specificity factor MinE, which yields MSILSFLLGEKKKSASVAKERLQLIIAHERVGGRPPADYLPALQKELVAVISKYVHISDDDIRVSLERQDDLEVLEVKIEIPQA from the coding sequence ATGTCCATCCTTTCGTTTCTCCTCGGCGAGAAGAAGAAGTCCGCATCGGTCGCGAAGGAGCGCCTGCAGCTCATCATCGCGCACGAGCGGGTCGGCGGCCGGCCGCCGGCCGATTACCTGCCGGCGCTGCAGAAAGAGCTCGTCGCGGTCATCTCGAAGTACGTTCATATTTCCGACGATGACATTCGCGTGAGCCTCGAGCGCCAGGACGATCTCGAAGTCCTCGAAGTGAAGATCGAGATCCCGCAAGCCTGA
- a CDS encoding YXWGXW repeat-containing protein, whose protein sequence is MAVSTVSRRIVSLALFAAGLSAVVAPFAAQADEILVGAPVLAPQGRMVIAEPVAVRTEEIVVVAPNAPPPVRYEVVPATRVGYVWERGHWHWDHGRYVWIGGHWEAERVGMQWVPGHWDQRGPNWFWTRGHWA, encoded by the coding sequence ATGGCCGTTTCTACCGTTTCACGTCGTATCGTTTCGCTCGCGCTGTTCGCCGCGGGCCTGTCAGCCGTCGTCGCACCGTTTGCCGCGCAGGCGGACGAGATTCTCGTCGGCGCGCCCGTGCTCGCGCCGCAGGGGCGCATGGTCATCGCGGAGCCGGTCGCCGTGCGCACCGAGGAAATCGTCGTCGTCGCGCCGAATGCGCCGCCGCCCGTGCGCTACGAGGTCGTACCGGCCACGCGCGTGGGCTACGTGTGGGAGCGCGGGCACTGGCACTGGGATCATGGCCGCTACGTATGGATCGGCGGCCACTGGGAAGCCGAGCGCGTGGGCATGCAATGGGTGCCGGGGCATTGGGACCAGCGCGGCCCGAACTGGTTCTGGACGCGCGGCCACTGGGCTTGA
- a CDS encoding chloride channel protein, with the protein MPRPALPSLFPALTRRSLRIWRQYGVFWLGAIVVGLAAVLYARLIDWGYETFRTMRDHAVWLPLLLTPAIAAMSVWITRRFFRGAEGSGIPQVIATLHARPSAFGARLLTLRILFGKVLISLLGILGGFTIGREGPTVQVGAALMFNLRRFYPRSNAQIERQLVLAGAAAGLSAAFNTPLAGIVFAIEELTRSFSARASGVLITAIILAGVVALGLNGNYTYFGTIDTGLHFPKLLAVAVLVTAIVTGIAGGLFCWLLLNTGRWLPAQLLSLYRERPVAFAALCGFAIAVVGLVSGGTTFGSGYAEARGLLDGSQQLSVFYPFLKMVSMVASYLPGIPGGIFAPSLSIGAGFGNLLHAVFTHMSLPMLIALAMVGYLAAVTQSPITSFVIVMEMINGHALVISLMATALVSSRVSRFFAPPLYETLAQRYLAPPVAAAAPAAATAAAAASNVTDVTEPQDANAAPADPLDTLRDEGGNEPATAAAADRAAHAPAPHDDGPAATDANGSAQRHGPRDAQ; encoded by the coding sequence ATGCCGCGCCCCGCCCTTCCCTCGCTGTTCCCCGCCCTCACCCGCCGCTCGCTGCGAATCTGGCGTCAATACGGTGTTTTCTGGCTCGGCGCGATCGTCGTCGGCCTCGCCGCCGTACTGTACGCCCGGTTGATCGACTGGGGCTACGAGACTTTCCGCACGATGCGCGATCACGCCGTCTGGCTGCCGCTGCTGCTGACGCCGGCGATCGCCGCGATGTCGGTATGGATCACGCGCCGTTTCTTCCGCGGCGCCGAGGGCAGCGGCATCCCGCAGGTGATCGCGACGCTGCATGCGCGCCCGAGCGCATTCGGCGCCCGGCTGCTGACGCTGCGCATCCTGTTCGGCAAGGTGCTGATCTCGCTCCTCGGCATCCTCGGCGGCTTCACGATCGGCCGCGAAGGGCCGACGGTGCAGGTCGGCGCAGCGCTGATGTTCAACCTGCGGCGCTTCTACCCGCGCTCGAACGCGCAGATCGAACGCCAGCTGGTGCTGGCCGGCGCGGCGGCCGGGCTGTCGGCCGCGTTCAATACGCCGCTCGCCGGGATCGTGTTCGCGATCGAGGAGCTGACCCGCAGCTTCTCCGCGCGCGCCAGCGGCGTACTGATCACCGCGATCATCCTCGCCGGCGTCGTCGCGCTCGGCCTGAACGGCAACTACACGTATTTCGGCACGATCGACACCGGTCTCCATTTCCCGAAGCTGCTGGCGGTCGCGGTGCTGGTCACCGCGATCGTGACGGGCATCGCGGGCGGGCTGTTCTGCTGGCTGCTGCTCAATACGGGGCGCTGGCTGCCCGCGCAACTGCTGAGCCTGTATCGCGAGCGGCCGGTCGCGTTCGCCGCACTGTGCGGCTTCGCGATCGCCGTCGTGGGCCTCGTATCGGGCGGCACGACGTTCGGCAGCGGCTACGCCGAGGCGCGCGGCCTGCTCGACGGCAGCCAGCAGTTGTCGGTGTTCTATCCGTTCCTGAAGATGGTGTCGATGGTCGCGTCGTACCTGCCGGGCATTCCGGGCGGGATCTTCGCGCCGTCGCTGTCGATCGGCGCCGGCTTCGGCAATCTGCTGCATGCCGTGTTCACCCACATGAGCCTGCCGATGCTGATCGCGCTCGCGATGGTCGGTTATCTGGCCGCCGTCACGCAGTCGCCGATCACGTCGTTCGTGATCGTGATGGAAATGATCAACGGTCATGCGCTGGTGATTTCGCTGATGGCGACCGCACTGGTATCGAGCCGGGTCTCGCGCTTTTTCGCGCCGCCGCTCTACGAAACGCTCGCGCAGCGCTATCTCGCGCCGCCGGTCGCGGCGGCCGCGCCGGCTGCGGCAACCGCAGCGGCCGCTGCGAGCAACGTGACCGACGTGACCGAACCCCAGGACGCGAACGCCGCCCCCGCCGATCCGCTCGACACGCTGCGCGACGAAGGCGGCAACGAGCCGGCCACCGCAGCAGCAGCCGACAGGGCTGCGCATGCACCGGCGCCGCACGATGACGGGCCGGCTGCGACCGACGCAAACGGTTCGGCGCAGCGGCACGGCCCGCGCGACGCTCAGTAG
- the waaC gene encoding lipopolysaccharide heptosyltransferase I: protein MKRILIVKVTSLGDVVQTLPVVADLHRAFPGVTVDWAVDESCAEVVRWHPGVSAVLCAPLRRFKKMRNVADLKAISASIGALRAHRYDAAIDLHGVYKSAIISSLARAARRVGYQTQDLGETGARFAYSHRFGPRPDCDAWHGMRVSAGEALGYVPEGPATYGIVAPQDASLPAAVTDGGPFMLLFHATSNPDKKWPAEHWAALAAQMMARGVRVLLPWGSAAEHDDARDIAARAPGAIVLPAMTVRELGAALGRAALVVGVDTGFVHMAHALQRPTVMIFVATSRHHCGIGGAPNALSIGEPGAMPTVGEALDAIDTVCPAYGALRARLSA, encoded by the coding sequence GTGAAACGCATCCTCATCGTGAAAGTGACGTCGCTCGGTGACGTCGTCCAGACGCTGCCCGTCGTCGCCGACCTGCATCGCGCCTTCCCCGGCGTGACGGTCGACTGGGCCGTGGACGAATCGTGCGCGGAGGTCGTGCGTTGGCATCCGGGCGTGAGCGCCGTGCTGTGCGCGCCGCTGCGCCGCTTCAAGAAAATGCGCAACGTCGCCGACCTGAAGGCGATCTCCGCTTCGATCGGTGCGTTGCGTGCGCATCGGTACGACGCCGCCATCGATCTGCACGGCGTCTACAAGAGCGCGATCATTTCGTCGCTGGCGCGTGCCGCGCGCCGCGTCGGCTACCAGACGCAGGATCTCGGCGAAACGGGCGCGCGCTTCGCGTATTCGCACCGTTTCGGTCCGCGGCCGGACTGCGATGCATGGCACGGGATGCGCGTGAGTGCCGGCGAAGCGCTCGGCTATGTGCCCGAAGGGCCTGCCACGTACGGCATCGTCGCACCGCAGGATGCGAGCCTGCCGGCCGCCGTGACCGACGGCGGGCCGTTCATGTTGCTGTTCCATGCAACGTCCAATCCCGACAAGAAATGGCCGGCCGAGCATTGGGCCGCCCTTGCCGCGCAGATGATGGCGCGCGGCGTGCGCGTGCTGTTGCCGTGGGGATCGGCGGCCGAGCACGACGATGCGCGGGATATCGCCGCCCGTGCGCCGGGTGCGATCGTGTTACCGGCGATGACGGTGCGCGAGCTCGGCGCGGCGCTTGGCCGGGCTGCGCTCGTGGTGGGGGTCGATACGGGGTTCGTGCACATGGCGCACGCGCTGCAGCGGCCGACCGTGATGATTTTCGTCGCGACGTCGCGTCACCATTGCGGCATCGGCGGCGCGCCGAATGCGCTGTCGATCGGCGAGCCGGGCGCGATGCCGACCGTCGGCGAGGCGCTGGACGCGATCGATACGGTTTGCCCGGCCTACGGCGCGTTGCGCGCGCGGCTGTCTGCCTGA
- a CDS encoding MFS transporter, which translates to MSASPPAVAHATGSAGAVSHRRIVFASFIGTAIEFYDFYVYATAAALVIGPVFFPHGSATAQALSAFVTFGIAFIARPIGSFLFGHFGDRIGRKSTLVASLLVMGVSTTAIGFVPGYDAIGALAPVLLCVLRFGQGIGLGGEWGGAALLATEHAPQGKRGWFGMFPQLGPSVGFLMSNGLFFALALSLSDAQFRSWGWRIPFLVSAVLVALGLYVRLKIAETPAFQAALDRNERVRVPVATLVTQHWQPTLLGALAMVVCYTLFYISTVFSLSYGVSTLHIPRQSFLGLLCFAVVFMGLATPLSAWASDRFGRKPVLVVGAIAALLSGFAMAPLLGSGSMPLVALFLTIELFLMGVTFAPMGALLPELFPTNVRYTGAGVAYNLGGILGASIAPYIAQLLAAHGGLSWVGGYVSVAAAISLIGVLLMRETRDASLV; encoded by the coding sequence ATGTCCGCATCCCCCCCGGCCGTTGCACACGCAACCGGTTCGGCCGGCGCCGTCAGCCATCGGCGTATCGTGTTCGCGAGCTTCATCGGCACCGCGATCGAGTTCTACGATTTCTACGTGTACGCGACGGCCGCCGCGCTCGTCATCGGCCCCGTCTTCTTCCCGCACGGTTCGGCGACCGCCCAGGCGCTGTCCGCGTTCGTCACGTTCGGCATCGCGTTCATCGCGCGCCCGATCGGCTCGTTCCTGTTCGGGCACTTCGGCGACCGCATCGGCCGCAAGTCGACGCTCGTCGCATCGCTGCTCGTGATGGGCGTGTCCACCACCGCGATCGGCTTCGTGCCCGGCTACGACGCGATCGGCGCGCTCGCGCCGGTACTGCTGTGCGTACTGCGCTTCGGCCAGGGGATCGGCCTCGGCGGCGAATGGGGCGGTGCGGCGCTGCTCGCGACCGAGCACGCGCCGCAGGGCAAGCGCGGCTGGTTCGGGATGTTCCCGCAACTGGGGCCGTCGGTCGGCTTCCTGATGTCGAACGGGCTGTTCTTCGCGCTCGCGCTGTCGTTGTCCGACGCGCAGTTCCGCAGTTGGGGCTGGCGCATCCCGTTCCTCGTCAGCGCGGTGCTCGTCGCGCTCGGCCTGTACGTGCGACTCAAGATCGCCGAAACGCCCGCGTTCCAGGCCGCACTCGACCGCAACGAGCGGGTGCGCGTGCCGGTCGCGACGCTCGTCACGCAGCACTGGCAGCCGACGCTGCTCGGCGCGCTCGCGATGGTCGTCTGCTACACGCTGTTCTACATCTCGACGGTGTTCTCGCTGTCGTACGGCGTGTCGACGCTGCACATTCCGCGCCAGAGCTTCCTCGGCCTGCTCTGCTTCGCGGTCGTCTTCATGGGCCTCGCGACGCCGCTGTCCGCATGGGCGTCGGACCGTTTCGGGCGCAAGCCGGTGCTGGTCGTCGGCGCGATCGCGGCATTGCTGTCGGGATTCGCGATGGCGCCGCTGCTCGGCAGCGGCTCGATGCCGCTCGTCGCGCTGTTCCTGACGATCGAGCTGTTCCTGATGGGCGTGACGTTCGCCCCGATGGGCGCGCTGCTGCCGGAATTGTTCCCGACCAACGTCCGCTATACGGGCGCGGGAGTCGCGTACAACCTCGGCGGGATTCTCGGTGCGTCGATCGCACCGTATATCGCGCAACTGCTGGCTGCGCATGGCGGGCTGTCGTGGGTCGGCGGTTACGTGTCGGTGGCGGCGGCGATCAGCCTGATCGGCGTACTGCTGATGCGCGAAACGCGAGACGCGTCGCTCGTCTGA
- a CDS encoding energy transducer TonB family protein — protein sequence MRPLLRPRVARLRVAALAAVALLAACTITPPSSLRSVLTIPSVTRSGSLDQYRVEVAHRVAERNPSGMLHGTPQAMLRSLVVVAFTVDGSGRVVNASVYRSNGDSEAEALALASLRRAAPLPAPPSRLLDGNGRLELMEGWLFNDDGHFQLQSTASAQAQSID from the coding sequence ATGCGCCCCCTTCTCCGTCCGCGCGTCGCCCGGCTGCGTGTTGCCGCGCTGGCCGCCGTCGCCCTGCTTGCCGCGTGCACGATCACGCCGCCTTCGTCGCTACGCTCGGTCCTGACGATTCCGTCGGTCACACGCAGCGGCAGCCTCGACCAGTATCGCGTCGAGGTCGCCCATCGGGTCGCCGAACGCAATCCGTCCGGGATGCTGCACGGCACACCGCAAGCCATGCTGCGTTCGCTCGTCGTCGTGGCCTTCACCGTCGACGGCAGCGGCCGCGTCGTCAATGCATCCGTCTATCGCAGCAACGGCGACAGCGAAGCGGAAGCGCTCGCGCTCGCGTCGCTGCGCCGCGCGGCGCCGCTGCCGGCGCCGCCGTCGCGGCTGCTCGACGGCAACGGCCGGCTCGAACTGATGGAAGGCTGGCTCTTCAACGACGACGGTCACTTCCAGCTGCAAAGCACCGCGTCCGCGCAGGCGCAATCGATCGATTGA
- a CDS encoding tyrosine-type recombinase/integrase, with translation MPKVAKELGALAVSRLKEPGSYPVGKVAGLYLQVASPTARSWILRVKIGDRRREIGLGPYPAVSLKDAHAKAQAERDKIKRGIDPVLERKAAESALRAAHASEITFAEAARQFIASRAHGWKNAKHGDQWRNTIAEYADPILGRMLVRHITREHVLRVLDPIWTTKTETASRLRGRIENVLDWARVKGYRDGENPALWRGNLDHLLAKPAAIAKVRHHPALPYQEMGAFMKRLRAIDATGARCLEFTILTAARSGEARGARWSEFDLDAGVWRVPPERMKLKKEHRVPLSAAVVAFLKALPRNEPDDPDALVFPSPRGKVFSDMTLLMMVRRLEVPATPHGFRSTFRDWAGECTSHPRELIEVALAHIPGDQSEMSYWRGDVLERRRQLMADWAAFISRPFKSGSILPLQRQA, from the coding sequence ATGCCGAAGGTGGCGAAGGAACTGGGTGCGCTTGCCGTGTCCCGTTTGAAGGAGCCGGGCTCATATCCGGTTGGCAAGGTGGCGGGGTTGTATCTGCAGGTCGCATCGCCGACAGCGCGATCGTGGATCCTGCGCGTCAAGATCGGTGATCGGCGCCGTGAGATCGGGCTTGGCCCGTATCCCGCAGTGAGCCTGAAGGATGCGCATGCAAAAGCGCAGGCCGAGCGCGACAAGATCAAGAGAGGTATCGACCCGGTGCTCGAGCGCAAGGCGGCCGAAAGCGCGCTGCGGGCCGCGCACGCGTCGGAAATCACGTTTGCCGAGGCCGCACGCCAGTTCATCGCGTCGCGCGCGCACGGTTGGAAGAATGCGAAGCACGGCGACCAATGGCGAAACACGATCGCCGAATATGCCGACCCGATCCTCGGGAGGATGCTCGTCCGACATATCACTCGTGAGCACGTGCTGCGCGTGCTCGATCCGATCTGGACGACCAAGACGGAAACGGCATCTCGTCTGCGGGGCCGGATCGAGAACGTGCTCGACTGGGCACGCGTGAAGGGATATCGCGATGGCGAGAATCCGGCGTTGTGGCGCGGCAACCTCGATCACCTGCTCGCGAAGCCCGCGGCGATTGCGAAGGTCCGGCACCATCCGGCGTTGCCGTATCAAGAGATGGGCGCCTTCATGAAGCGGCTGCGTGCGATCGACGCCACGGGCGCGCGTTGTCTGGAATTCACAATCCTGACGGCCGCTCGTTCCGGTGAGGCGCGCGGCGCGCGATGGTCGGAGTTCGACCTCGATGCCGGCGTCTGGCGCGTACCGCCCGAGCGTATGAAGCTGAAGAAGGAACACCGCGTGCCGCTATCGGCCGCAGTCGTGGCCTTTCTGAAGGCACTCCCGCGGAACGAGCCCGACGATCCGGATGCCCTGGTGTTCCCTAGTCCGCGGGGCAAGGTATTCAGCGACATGACGTTGCTGATGATGGTGCGCCGGCTAGAGGTGCCGGCGACGCCGCACGGTTTCCGGTCGACGTTTCGTGATTGGGCGGGCGAGTGCACCAGCCATCCGCGCGAACTGATCGAGGTGGCGCTCGCGCACATTCCCGGCGATCAGTCCGAGATGTCGTACTGGCGCGGTGACGTGCTCGAGCGGCGCCGGCAGTTGATGGCCGACTGGGCTGCTTTTATTTCGCGGCCGTTCAAGAGCGGCTCTATTTTGCCTCTCCAACGACAGGCATAA
- a CDS encoding helix-turn-helix transcriptional regulator, whose translation MSTIQGGAKRPKQAAAYIGSGLTTLWSLVKNDPMFPRPFKVGRMTLFYTAELDTYLARKAQGSRV comes from the coding sequence ATGAGCACGATTCAGGGTGGCGCGAAGCGCCCCAAACAAGCCGCTGCATATATCGGCTCCGGACTGACGACGCTTTGGTCGCTCGTGAAGAACGATCCGATGTTTCCGCGCCCTTTCAAGGTTGGGCGCATGACGCTGTTCTACACGGCCGAACTCGACACGTACCTCGCGCGCAAGGCGCAAGGGAGCCGTGTATGA
- a CDS encoding replication protein, which produces MSTEPFESPFTRIPNNLLDAILAARLGARQLNVLLAIIRKTYGYNKTADEIGLGQLRDMTGIDKANLSRAVRELEALGIVTRGAGRHGHRLAVNTDSSSWELPIRQPLPDEQQLPDQQPGVAESTTEGVAKSTTKQLPNRQPQKKGKKRKTTPKEIPHSLRERFERFWAAYPRKRSHDAALKAFAKRNPDEQLFAAIMAGVQRATTSGQWSDPKFIPHASTWLNAAGWLDELQTAYSDAELAVIDAYNAALGDRLGRVDPALFVEARAGAIRALIEHLKGDIDAVARYFPAVRDRVELPPRVGFDYLIGPKGFGDVTGKLQLARAAGAGAPGVGVDWHTTTAGIEAQAVVLGIAKSDAEPFAVFKRRVFKAAGDGQWIRDELAAEKRFGDEAYERLRAFYYDPPNDGAVHA; this is translated from the coding sequence ATGTCGACTGAACCGTTCGAAAGCCCTTTCACGCGGATCCCGAACAACCTGCTCGACGCGATCCTGGCCGCTCGGCTTGGAGCACGGCAGTTGAACGTGCTGCTCGCGATCATCCGCAAGACCTACGGCTACAACAAGACCGCTGACGAGATCGGTCTCGGGCAGCTGCGCGATATGACCGGCATCGACAAGGCCAATCTCAGCCGCGCTGTTCGCGAGTTGGAGGCCTTGGGGATCGTCACGCGCGGCGCCGGCCGCCACGGGCACCGCCTTGCCGTGAACACTGATTCCTCGTCTTGGGAGTTGCCAATTCGGCAACCGTTGCCGGATGAACAACAGTTGCCAGATCAGCAACCGGGGGTTGCCGAATCGACAACCGAAGGGGTTGCCAAATCGACAACGAAACAGTTGCCAAATCGACAACCACAAAAGAAAGGAAAGAAAAGAAAGACAACTCCAAAAGAAATCCCGCACTCGCTGCGCGAGCGCTTTGAGCGATTCTGGGCGGCATATCCGCGCAAGCGCTCTCACGACGCTGCGCTGAAGGCCTTCGCAAAGCGGAACCCGGACGAGCAGCTATTCGCCGCCATCATGGCCGGCGTCCAGCGGGCCACGACATCCGGCCAGTGGAGCGATCCGAAATTCATCCCGCACGCCTCGACCTGGTTGAATGCGGCAGGATGGCTGGACGAACTGCAGACCGCGTACAGCGATGCGGAGCTGGCCGTCATCGATGCGTACAACGCAGCACTCGGCGACCGTCTCGGCCGCGTAGATCCTGCGCTGTTTGTCGAGGCGCGTGCCGGCGCTATCCGTGCGTTGATCGAGCACCTGAAGGGCGACATCGATGCTGTGGCCCGCTATTTCCCGGCCGTGCGCGATCGAGTCGAGCTTCCGCCACGTGTCGGATTCGATTACCTCATCGGCCCGAAGGGATTCGGCGACGTCACAGGCAAGCTGCAGCTCGCTCGCGCGGCCGGCGCAGGCGCCCCCGGTGTCGGTGTTGACTGGCACACGACGACCGCCGGCATTGAGGCACAAGCCGTCGTACTGGGCATCGCGAAGAGCGATGCCGAACCGTTCGCTGTCTTCAAGCGGCGCGTGTTCAAGGCCGCCGGTGACGGGCAATGGATTCGCGATGAACTTGCTGCCGAGAAGCGATTCGGCGACGAAGCGTATGAGCGCCTACGTGCGTTTTACTACGACCCGCCAAACGATGGAGCTGTGCATGCGTGA
- a CDS encoding phage protein, giving the protein MTQQWLRKASLLAGDLNDDGIDLSALRFTFEVRRGDRETPNSARIRVYNLNPSTANRVSQEFSRVVLQAGYKGNCGIIFDGSLIQARQGRESPTDTFLDLTCADGDRAYNFATINTTLAAGATHADVVDAVSKAFAEKGVTRGYIPDLTVNAYPRGRVLFGMARDVMRDVAMDLDMDWSIQNGQLTMIPRTEFIPGDIYEVNRNTGMVGLPVQQRNYIFVRMLLNPNIKIGNVIQLENASIQRYEYGLSISDQPKNGFDAVSNQLNNPAGKYGLYRVMVAEHLGDTHSKEWYTEATCIAVNATASIEIANKASHYSIAPAPSKIDPNDPFGASRIPPVNPNG; this is encoded by the coding sequence ATGACGCAGCAATGGCTTCGGAAGGCGTCGCTTCTGGCGGGCGACCTGAATGACGACGGTATCGACCTGTCAGCGCTTCGATTCACGTTCGAGGTGCGGCGCGGGGATCGTGAGACCCCGAATTCAGCGCGGATTCGGGTCTACAACCTGAATCCGAGCACGGCAAACAGGGTGAGCCAGGAGTTCTCGCGAGTGGTGCTGCAGGCAGGCTACAAGGGGAATTGCGGGATCATTTTCGACGGTTCGCTGATACAGGCACGACAGGGTCGAGAAAGCCCGACCGACACCTTTCTGGACCTGACCTGCGCGGACGGGGATCGCGCCTACAACTTTGCGACGATCAACACGACGTTGGCGGCTGGCGCGACCCATGCCGACGTTGTCGATGCAGTGTCCAAGGCGTTCGCGGAGAAGGGCGTGACACGCGGCTACATCCCTGATTTGACCGTGAACGCATATCCGCGCGGCCGCGTGCTGTTCGGGATGGCGCGCGATGTGATGCGGGATGTGGCAATGGACCTCGACATGGACTGGAGCATCCAAAATGGCCAGCTCACGATGATTCCTCGAACGGAGTTCATCCCGGGCGATATCTACGAGGTGAACCGGAATACCGGGATGGTGGGTTTGCCCGTCCAACAGCGCAACTATATTTTTGTCCGGATGCTACTGAATCCGAACATCAAAATCGGCAATGTGATCCAGCTCGAGAACGCCAGCATTCAGCGGTACGAGTATGGGCTTTCGATCAGTGATCAGCCGAAAAATGGTTTCGACGCGGTGAGCAATCAGCTCAACAACCCGGCCGGAAAATACGGCCTATACAGAGTCATGGTTGCCGAGCATCTCGGCGACACGCACAGCAAAGAATGGTACACGGAGGCGACGTGCATTGCGGTGAACGCCACTGCCTCGATCGAAATCGCCAACAAGGCTTCGCACTATTCGATCGCGCCAGCGCCGTCGAAGATCGATCCCAATGATCCTTTCGGCGCAAGCAGGATCCCACCGGTCAATCCGAACGGTTAG